The DNA window CCCATGGTGGGCGGGTATTGTTGTATTGCTGATCTCAATTAGCGAATCGCTGGCCATTGTCGGCCTGTTCGTGCCAGGCGTGGCCTTGATGTTCGGCCTGGGCACCCTGATTGCGCTCGGCACCTTGCCCTTCTGGTCCACGGTAGGCTGGGCGGTTGCGGGTGCTGTTGTCGGCGATGGGGTGAGCTACTGGTTCGGCCGGCATCTTAAAAACCGCGTGCCTGACATGTGGCCGTTTTCGCGCCGCCCCCGTTTGCTGGAACGCGGCAAGCGTTTTTTTGAGCGTCATGGCGGCAAAAGCATCATTTTCGGGCGCTTCGTCGGGCCGGTACGCGCCGTCATTCCCATGATTGCGGGCATGTTGCACATGTCTCCCTGGCGTTTTACCGGTTTCAATGTCTTTTCCGCGATTGTCTGGGCACCACTTTATCTGTTGCCCGGCATTATCTTCGGCGCATCACTCAACCTGGCCTCTGAAGTCGCCTCGCGTCTCACGACGCTGATCGTCGTGACCCTGCTCATCCTGTGGCTCGGTGGCTGGTCCGGGCATCGTGTTTATCGATTCATCGCGCCACGCACCGCGGCCATCATTGAGCGGCTACTGACCTGGAGCCGCAACCACCGCTATTGGGGTCATTTCACTCGGGTATTGCTCGATCCACAGCAACCGGAAGCCAAGACCCTGACCATACTCGCGGTGGTCCTGATGCTGGTGGCGTGGCTGATCCTCAGTCTGTTTCAGCAATTCAGCGCCGGGCCACCGCTGGCGCGGCTGGATCAGAGCGTTTACAACCTGTTACAGGAACTGCGCACGCCGTGGGGAGATCAAATCATGATCACCATCTCCCAATTAGGCGAAGGCGTGGTTGCGACTTCCTTGGTGATTACATTAGCGGCGTGGCTGATCCTGAAACGACACTGGCTGGCGCTTGCGCATTGGCTTGCAGCGGGCGCCTTTGCCGCGATTGCCAGCTGGACGCTAAAACAAACACTGCATATGACACGCCCCGGCAGCGCAATGTATGACGGCAGCATGAGTTTCAGCTTCCCCAGTGCCCATGCTGTGCTGGCCACCTGCCTGTATGGTTTCCTCGCCACCATGATCGCACGCGAAGTTTCCTTCAAATGGCGCTGGCCGATTTATTCCTGCGCCTGGCTGATCATTCTCAGCATCGGCTTTTCGCGCCTGTATCTCGGCGCGCACTGGCTTTCGGATGTGATCGGCGGAATTGTGTTGGGCCTGCTGTGGACCATCGCCCTGGGCACTGCTTATCGGCGCCATCTCATCCCCAAGATCTCGCTGATTGCGCTGTGCGTGATTCCTGTTCTCACTCTCGCCACGTTAGGTGCCTGGTATGTCGCCGACACACGCGCTGAAAATCTAGCCCGCTATGAACGCCACTACACGGTCACCACCCTGCCAGCCCAACGCTGGCGGGATCGGAATTGGCATGACATACCTGTTTACCGTATTGACGCCGGTGGCAAGTTAACTCAGCCGCTTAATTTGCAATGGGCAGGCCCTCTGGATGAACTCAAACAGCACCTGATTGAACTCGGCTGGCAAACTCCAAAACCATTGACCTGGACCTCGGCCCTGCTCTGGCTGACGCCATCTCCCAAACTGGATCAATTGCCGCTATTACCCAACGTCCATAACGGCCGTCATGCGGCACTTGTGTTAACGCTTCCCGAAAATCAATTGCTACTCAAACTCTGGCCCGCAGATATCACTCTGGACAATAACGCGCGTACACTATGGGTGGGATACGTCGCTCGCCAAGCCCTGACGCAATACGCCTGGCTGAGCGCGCCAATCACAGCGCTTGATTTCGATACGCCGTTGCAACAGTTCAAACCCTTCATCGCAACCTTGCCCTCGCAGATTGTGCATCGCACGGCGCAGGAACGCACGGGCAAACTCTTCTGGCGCGGCGAAGTATTACTGCTCTGGTCACCTAATGCGGGACCTCCCGCACCTTGAAAAACCAGTCTTTCAACGCTCGCCTTGGATTTGCCATCGCCGGACTCCGTGCCGCTTGGCACAGTGAACGCAGTCTGCGCACCCAGGCCTATCTCGCCGCGATATTGCTGATGGTGATGCTGTGGCTGCAACCTGATGCACTCTGGTGGGCAGTGATCGGCATCATGGCAACGCTGGTATTTGCTGCTGAATTGATCAACACCGCGCTGGAACAACTGGCGGATCACCTGCACCCGGAGCAACACCCAAAAATCAAAATGGTAAAAGATTGCGCAGCAGGTGCCGTTCTGATTCTAAGCATTGGGTCATTGTGGGTGGCGGCGTGGATGTTGATTGATACTGTTATTGGAAAATAACCTAATTTTCCTCTATTAAAAACGAAGCGAACAACCGGTCTTCAATCAAGTAAACACCGTTCGCCGGCTGACTCAGAACCCTGGCCCGTTTCAATCTGGAAAGTGCCGCGCGCACTTGTGCAATAGTCGCCTCGGATTTCTTTATCTTGCCAAGCAGTGCCAACGTTTCCTTACCGAATGGCGACCCACCTCTTGCCAGCAACACCAACAATGCGCGATCAAACGGTGAGAGTCCATTGAGTAGTGCATGCCAGCCAG is part of the Gammaproteobacteria bacterium genome and encodes:
- a CDS encoding diacylglycerol kinase, translated to MKNQSFNARLGFAIAGLRAAWHSERSLRTQAYLAAILLMVMLWLQPDALWWAVIGIMATLVFAAELINTALEQLADHLHPEQHPKIKMVKDCAAGAVLILSIGSLWVAAWMLIDTVIGK
- a CDS encoding VTT domain-containing protein; protein product: MMDAATLQPFFDWIAQHPWWAGIVVLLISISESLAIVGLFVPGVALMFGLGTLIALGTLPFWSTVGWAVAGAVVGDGVSYWFGRHLKNRVPDMWPFSRRPRLLERGKRFFERHGGKSIIFGRFVGPVRAVIPMIAGMLHMSPWRFTGFNVFSAIVWAPLYLLPGIIFGASLNLASEVASRLTTLIVVTLLILWLGGWSGHRVYRFIAPRTAAIIERLLTWSRNHRYWGHFTRVLLDPQQPEAKTLTILAVVLMLVAWLILSLFQQFSAGPPLARLDQSVYNLLQELRTPWGDQIMITISQLGEGVVATSLVITLAAWLILKRHWLALAHWLAAGAFAAIASWTLKQTLHMTRPGSAMYDGSMSFSFPSAHAVLATCLYGFLATMIAREVSFKWRWPIYSCAWLIILSIGFSRLYLGAHWLSDVIGGIVLGLLWTIALGTAYRRHLIPKISLIALCVIPVLTLATLGAWYVADTRAENLARYERHYTVTTLPAQRWRDRNWHDIPVYRIDAGGKLTQPLNLQWAGPLDELKQHLIELGWQTPKPLTWTSALLWLTPSPKLDQLPLLPNVHNGRHAALVLTLPENQLLLKLWPADITLDNNARTLWVGYVARQALTQYAWLSAPITALDFDTPLQQFKPFIATLPSQIVHRTAQERTGKLFWRGEVLLLWSPNAGPPAP